The following are encoded in a window of Peromyscus maniculatus bairdii isolate BWxNUB_F1_BW_parent chromosome X, HU_Pman_BW_mat_3.1, whole genome shotgun sequence genomic DNA:
- the LOC143270693 gene encoding homeobox protein Rhox13-like yields the protein MENLHNYNDNFCHHLEDYEDDIGPHPEHEGAPESGGRVYEGALSLDNSENQQGNLNQGGHMSLGPEGDHSNQVAMEADPEEPAILLAEVPRIQPSRHQIQFHFTQWQLQEMETIFQETQYPDVLTRRVLARNMNVPEAKVQTWFNNRRAKQRASEKKAMLRSAPPGIQDHISMKDMEEP from the exons ATGGAGAACCTCCACAATTACAACGACAACTTCTGCCATCATCTGGAGGACTATGAGGACGACATTGGGCCCCACCCTGAACATGAGGGAGCACCTGAATCAGGTGGCAGGGTCTATGAAGGAGCTCTAAGCCTGGACAACAGTGAGAACCAACAGGGCAACCTCAACCAGGGAGGCCACATGAGCCTGGGTCCTGAAGGTGACCACAGCAACCAGGTTGCCATGGAGGCAGACCCAGAGGagccagccatcttgctggctgagGTTCCAAGGATCCAGCCCAGCAGGCACCAAATCCAGTTCCATTTCACACAGTGGCAGCTACAGGAAATGGAGACCATTTTCCAAGAAACCCAGTACCCGGATGTGCTCACAAG ACGGGTGCTTGCCAGAAACATGAATGTGCCTGAAGCTAAAGTACAG ACTTGGTTTAACAACAGGAGAGCCAAAcagagggccagtgagaagaAAGCGATGCTCAGGAGCGCACCACCTGGGATCCAGGACCACATTTCCATGAAGGACATGGAGGAGCCCTAG